Below is a genomic region from Xylophilus sp. GW821-FHT01B05.
ATGCCATGGGCGGGCGCGAGGTCGGCGGCATGGCCAACCTGCTGTCGGCGCACCGCGACCTGGGCAACCCGCAGCACCGCGCCGAGGTCGCCGCGCTGTGGGGCGTGGCCGATGTGCCGGCTGCGCCGGGCAAGACCGCGATCGACATGTTCCAGGCGGCGGCCGATGGCCAGATCCGTGCGCTGTGGATCTCTTGCACCAACCCCGCGCAGTCCATGCCGGATCAGGCCACGGTACGCCGCGCGCTGGAGCGCTGCGAATTTGTGGTGCTGCAAGAGGCCTTCGCCACCACCGCCACCTGCGCCTATGCCGACCTGCTGCTGCCCGCCAGCACCTGGGGCGAGAAGGTGGGCACCGTCACCAACAGCGAGCGCCGCATCAGCCGCGTGCGCCCGGCCGTGCCCGCACCCGGCGCGGCGCGCCATGACTGGGCCGCCGCCACCGACTTTGCCCAGCGCCTGGCCACGCGCCTGCCCGGCGCGCCGCAGCACCTGTTCCCCTATGCGCTGGACGTGGACGCCGGCGCCGAGGCGATCTGGACCGAGCACCGCGACAGCACCCGTGGCCGCGACCTGGACATCACCGGCCTCAGCTGGCCGCTGCTCGACAGCGCCGGGCCGCAGCAATGGCCCTTCCCCGCCGCCGGCGCGCCCAAGGCCCGGCTGTATGAAGACGGCGTGTTTGCCACGCCCGACGGCCGCGCCCGCTTTATGGCCGTGCCCTACCGCCCGGTGGCCGAGCCGCGCGACGCACGCTACCCCTTTGCGCTGACCACCGGCCGCCTGCGCGACCAGTGGCACGGCATGAGCCGCACCGGCACGCTGGGCCGGCTGTTCGGCCACGTGGCCGAGCCCGCAGTGCAGATGCACCCGACCGACATGGCGCGCCGCCAGATCGAGGCCGGCGACCTGGTGCACCTGACATCGCGCCGTGGCTCCATCGTGCTGCCGGTGCAGGCTTCAGAAGAGGTCGGCGTGACGCAGGCCTTTGTCGCCATGCACTGGGGCGAGGAATTCCTGTCCGGCCAATCGACCACCGGCGAGCGGCTGGCCGGCATCAATGCGCTGACGCTGCCCACCTACTGCCCGGACTCGAAGCAGCCCGAGCTCAAGCACACGGCCGTGAAGATCCTCAAGGCCGAGCTGCCCTGGACGCTGCTGGCCATGGCCTGGCTGCCAGACGACCAGGCCCAGGCTACGCGCGAAGCGCTGCGCGGGCTGATGGCGCAACTGCCCTTCGCCAGTTGCGTGCCCTTCTCCAACAACGCGCCGCTGGCCGCGCCGCAAGACGAGCGCAGCGGCCTGCTGTTTCGCGCCGCCGCGCACGAGGCACCGCCCGATGCATTGCTGGCCCAGATCGAAGCCCTGCTGGGCCTGGCCACACCCGAGGTGCTGCGCTACGCCGACCGCCGCCGTGGCCAGCGCCGCGCCGTGCGCCTGCGCCGGGTCGATGCCGACACCCGGGTCGACGGCTTCCTGCTGGCCGGCGACACCCGCGCCGAGGCCTGGCTGCGCACCCTGCTGCAAGAAGAGCTGCCGGCACAAAGTTACGGCCGCCTGCTGCTGGTGCCCGGCGCCACGGCGCCGGTGGCGGTGGCCGCGCGCGGCAAGCAGGTGTGCACCTGCTTCAACGTGGCAGAGCCGGCCATCCAAGGCTTCCTGGGCGGCTGCGCCGGCAGCGACGACACGCGCCTGGCGGCCCTGCAGGGCGCGCTGAAGTGCGGCACCAACTGCGGCTCTTGCATCCCGGCGCTGCGGCGCATGGTGCAGGCCACGCCTGTCGCGGCGCTGGCGTAATTCACCATATAGCCGGAAGTGGGAAGCGATCTTCGACAATCGGGGGTTCCCCACATCAGATCACCAGAACGAACCGGCATGGGCATCAGCCACTACATTAAGGAAATCGGCCGCGGCCCGCGTGGCGCCAAGCCGCTGGACCGCGCGCAGGCGGCCGACCTGTTCGGCCAGGTGCTGGATGGCAGCGTGACCGACCTGGAGGTGGGCGCCTTCTGCCTGGCCATGCGCATCAAGGGCGAAACGCCCGAGGAGCTGGCCGGCTTTCTGGACGCCACCGCTGCGCGCAGCACGCGCCTGCCGGCCAGCAGCCAGCCGGTGGTCGCCCTGCCCAGCTACAACGGCGCGCGCCGCCTGCCGGTGCTGACACCGCTGCTGGCCCTGCTGCTGGCGCGCGAGGGCCTGCCGGTGCTGGTGCACGGCGCGGCCACCGAATCCAGCCGCGTGCTGGCCTCTGATGTGCTGGCGGCGCTGGGCATTGCACCGCTGGCCGCCGTACGCGCGCTGGCGCCGGGCGAGGTTGCCTTTACGCCCACCGCCCTGCTCTGCCCCGGCCTGCAGCGCCTGCTGGACGTGCGCCGCGTGGTCGGCCTGCGCAACCCGGCGCACAGCGTGGTGAAGATCATGAACCCCTGCAACGGCCCGGCCGTGCTGGTCAGCAGCTACACCCACGCGCCCTATGCGGAGTCCATGGGCGCGGTGTTCGAGTTGATGGGCGCCACCGCCCTGCTGTCGCGCGGCATGGAGGGCGAAGTCGTCGCCGACCCGCGCCGCACGCCCGAGATGATTGGCTTTGTCAGCGGCCAGCGCCAGACGCTGCAAGAGCAGCAGCCCGGCACCCTGGCCACACTGCCCGGCCTGCCCGAAGACATAGGCGTGGACGCCACCGCCGCCTACACCCGCGCCGTGCTGGATGGCACCTACCCGGTGCCGGATGCGATTGCGCGGCAGGTGGCCTATATCCGGCAACTGGCAGAGGCGCAGTCCTCGCAAGTGGCCCCTGCCCTGCGGCGCAGCGCCTGAGATTTCCAGAATAGAGAACACGATGAACACCCAAGCCCCCACCACCGCCCTGCCCGGCCTGGCGCCAGGCAGTTGCACCCTCGTCGGCGCCGGCCCGGGCGACCCGGAGCTGCTCACCATCAAGGCCATGAAGGCGATCCAGGCCGCCACCGTGCTGCTGGTGGACGACCTGGTGAGCGATGCCATCGTGGCCTACGCCGCGCCCGGCGCGCGCATCGTGCATGTGGGCAAGCGCGGCGGCTGCAAGAGCACGCCGCAGGCCTTCATCGAGAAGCTGATGCTGATGGCCGTGCGCGACGGCGAGCGCGTGGTGCGCCTGAAGGGCGGCGACCCCTTCATCTTTGGCCGTGGCGGCGAAGAGGTAGAGCACCTGCGCGCCGCCGGCGTACAGGTCGAGGTCATCAACGGCATCACCTCGGGCCTCGCGGCCGTCACCTCGCTCGGCGTGCCGCTGACGCACCGCGAACACGCCCACGGCGTGGTCTTTGTCACCGGCCACGCCAAGCCCGGCAGCAGCGGCACCGACTGGCGCGCCCTGGCCGCCACCGCGCGCGACGCCAAGCTCACGCTGGTGATCTACATGGGCGTATCGGGCGCCGAGCGCATCCAGCAAGAGCTGCTCACCGGCCTGCCCGCCCACACGCCTGTCGCCATCATCCAGAACGCCAGCCTGCCCACGCAACGCCACGCCGTGGCCACGCTGGGCCGCCTGCAT
It encodes:
- a CDS encoding molybdopterin-dependent oxidoreductase → MNQTKSTCPYCGVGCGVIIESQGSQITGVRGDPEHPANFGRLCTKGSTLHRTATAEVTLQTRLLNPMLRANRGEAPQPVAWDTALNLTADRFAHIIQTHGPDAVGFYLSGQLLTEDYYVFNKLAKGLIGTNNVDTNSRLCMSSAVAGYKQTLGADAPPACYDDVNHAQCLFITGSNTAWAHPILFRRIEDARAANPAMKIVVVDPRRTDTASVADLHLAIQPGTDVLLYHGMLHLMLWEGWTNPAYIAAHTSGFDALKALVRDATPDAVAQTCGIPKEQLIEAARLFATSAATLSLYCMGQNQSSSGTAKNTALIGLHLATGQIGRPGAGPFSLTGQPNAMGGREVGGMANLLSAHRDLGNPQHRAEVAALWGVADVPAAPGKTAIDMFQAAADGQIRALWISCTNPAQSMPDQATVRRALERCEFVVLQEAFATTATCAYADLLLPASTWGEKVGTVTNSERRISRVRPAVPAPGAARHDWAAATDFAQRLATRLPGAPQHLFPYALDVDAGAEAIWTEHRDSTRGRDLDITGLSWPLLDSAGPQQWPFPAAGAPKARLYEDGVFATPDGRARFMAVPYRPVAEPRDARYPFALTTGRLRDQWHGMSRTGTLGRLFGHVAEPAVQMHPTDMARRQIEAGDLVHLTSRRGSIVLPVQASEEVGVTQAFVAMHWGEEFLSGQSTTGERLAGINALTLPTYCPDSKQPELKHTAVKILKAELPWTLLAMAWLPDDQAQATREALRGLMAQLPFASCVPFSNNAPLAAPQDERSGLLFRAAAHEAPPDALLAQIEALLGLATPEVLRYADRRRGQRRAVRLRRVDADTRVDGFLLAGDTRAEAWLRTLLQEELPAQSYGRLLLVPGATAPVAVAARGKQVCTCFNVAEPAIQGFLGGCAGSDDTRLAALQGALKCGTNCGSCIPALRRMVQATPVAALA
- the ybiB gene encoding DNA-binding protein YbiB — encoded protein: MGISHYIKEIGRGPRGAKPLDRAQAADLFGQVLDGSVTDLEVGAFCLAMRIKGETPEELAGFLDATAARSTRLPASSQPVVALPSYNGARRLPVLTPLLALLLAREGLPVLVHGAATESSRVLASDVLAALGIAPLAAVRALAPGEVAFTPTALLCPGLQRLLDVRRVVGLRNPAHSVVKIMNPCNGPAVLVSSYTHAPYAESMGAVFELMGATALLSRGMEGEVVADPRRTPEMIGFVSGQRQTLQEQQPGTLATLPGLPEDIGVDATAAYTRAVLDGTYPVPDAIARQVAYIRQLAEAQSSQVAPALRRSA
- the cobA gene encoding uroporphyrinogen-III C-methyltransferase, which translates into the protein MNTQAPTTALPGLAPGSCTLVGAGPGDPELLTIKAMKAIQAATVLLVDDLVSDAIVAYAAPGARIVHVGKRGGCKSTPQAFIEKLMLMAVRDGERVVRLKGGDPFIFGRGGEEVEHLRAAGVQVEVINGITSGLAAVTSLGVPLTHREHAHGVVFVTGHAKPGSSGTDWRALAATARDAKLTLVIYMGVSGAERIQQELLTGLPAHTPVAIIQNASLPTQRHAVATLGRLHASIAEHGLASPSVVVVGDVLQGVAAAAQQPAQAEARSA